The genomic DNA tttatttttttttaaggtaacTACGATTGGAAAAATGGTAAAGTATCGGGAACTGTTTACAtgaatgatgaaaaattaataagtttgATGGCTGACGTTTATGGCATCGCTTCGTACACAAATCCCCTGCATCCTGATGTATTTCCTGGTGTCTGTAAAATGGAGGCTGAAGTTGTCAGAATCGCTTGCCGTTTATTTCATGGCGATGACAATACTTGTGGAACTGtaggttttatttatttatttatacccTAGAAATCCAGCCTAGGTTCCTATATGAGTTCCCACGTGGTGTTTTTGAATCAATTCCCATATGGTTTTCTATAGGAATCCAGCTTGGATTCTGATACTCGTATCAATAGACGATAGACATAGAAAACCAGATTCCTGTATAAATTTCCCACAAAGAAATCCATGTATCCAAGTTTTGATGTCAAGTTCCTACATGGAAATCCAGGTATCGTTTCCTGTATAGATTTCCTACATGGATTCCTATGGGTTCCTATGTAATCccacatgaattttttcaatacggTAGtcatttaacatttaatttactagttaattattaattttttaatttcagatgACAAGCGGCGGTACCGAATCAATTTTACTGGCATGCAAAGCGTACCGCGACTACGCACGCGATGTCAGAGGAATAAAACACCCAGAGATGGTGATACCGGTAACAGCACACTCGGCTTTTGACAAAGCTGCCCAATTTTTGAACATCAAAGTGCGCGCTGTACCGGTCAATCCTAAAAGTTTTTCAGTCAGCATCGATGCCATGAGAAAATCTATTTCTCGAAACACAATAATGGTATTTATCGCAATTACTATTTTAGTTACCGCCTAAAATTtgcatatattaaatattttattttaaatcaaagctCGTTGGTTCAGCGCCAAATTTTCCTTACGGCACGATGGATAATATCGAAGAGATATCAAAACTAGGagttaaatattcaattccAGTGCACGTTGACGCGTGTCTAGGTGGATTTTTATTGTGTTTTATGCCTGATGCTGGATTCACTGTACCTcagtttgattttattttacctgGTGTCACTTCTATTTCCGCTGACACTCacaaagtattaatttaattcatttattatctaTACTGTAGTATCTGATCACAGACGTAAATCTATTGCCGCAACCTGATGTCGATGACTGCCAAGTTTGTCATCCAACTCAAATGACGCCGACTTCcggtcaataaaaataacttttgctgtattatttttttgccttTTCTTCAGGTTGCGGCTGTAGATTTTCTTTTCTCGCAGTCAAAGTTGACtcgtattttaatttaaaatttattttgcaataaaattaattttttagtatggATATGCACCGAAAGGATCCtcagtaattttatataaaactaaaaactaTCGTCATTATCAATTTACAATAACCACAGACTGGCCTGGCGGCATCTACGGATCTCCAACAGTGAGCGGATCACGTGCTGGTGGAATAATAGCCGCATGTTGGGCAGCAATAATGCACTTTGGCTACGATGGCTATTTGGAGTCAACTAGAAAAATAAT from Microplitis mediator isolate UGA2020A chromosome 7, iyMicMedi2.1, whole genome shotgun sequence includes the following:
- the LOC130671766 gene encoding sphingosine-1-phosphate lyase isoform X2 yields the protein MNTVKELINDSFKEKEPWQIVTITTGSVLGAVWIWNFCNQDESIVVRSKKQIFKLARYIPSVREQIERELNNLNDTFENETKIRLKGVQFVTTLPKKGLNHDQVIEAVKQSVQMGNYDWKNGKVSGTVYMNDEKLISLMADVYGIASYTNPLHPDVFPGVCKMEAEVVRIACRLFHGDDNTCGTMTSGGTESILLACKAYRDYARDVRGIKHPEMVIPVTAHSAFDKAAQFLNIKVRAVPVNPKSFSVSIDAMRKSISRNTIMLVGSAPNFPYGTMDNIEEISKLGVKYSIPVHVDACLGGFLLCFMPDAGFTVPQFDFILPGVTSISADTHKYGYAPKGSSVILYKTKNYRHYQFTITTDWPGGIYGSPTVSGSRAGGIIAACWAAIMHFGYDGYLESTRKIIQTTKYLESELRKIDSLFIFGTPGTSVIALGSDKFHIYRLSEGLASRGWNLNTLQFPSAIHLCVTYVHTQPGVADQFLDDVRNVVTEINSAPDVSVEGRLAMYGMSQSLPDRTVVGDLTKLFIDSVYFIPEEEKN